gacgagccgtacggcgacgccgacttCCGCGTGCGCGTCACGCCGGCCGGCAAGCCGCCAGGCAGGGAGACGGACCTGCGTGGCATctacctgcgcgaggccgaggagacTTCGCGCCTGAACCAGTTCAGCATCACGGTCGCGCCGACATTTaagctcgccgagaccgAGCGTGCATTCGCACTCGAgatccgcgcgcgcctcgaggcgagcgcgccgtggaTCTCCGTGTCCGAGTTCCTGGTCCTTGGCTCGAACGGCCGCACGTTTgaggtgcgcatcgcggcgGACACGCTGCCGCCGGGCCTGCACGTCGGCTGGGTGCGTGCGTACGACACGGACGCGAAGAAGGCAAAGCTGTTCGAGGTGCCGGTCACGGTGACCAAGCCGCATGTCctgccgtcgccgacgtacaCCTACCCGCCGGTGCacctcgaggccggcgcGATCCGCCGCGAGTTTGTCAAGGTGCCGGACGGTGCGACGTgggccgaggtgcgcgtcTGCAGCCGCAACcacgacgtgcgcagcgcgaatGTCAAGTTCTGGCTGCACCTCTtgcagctcgtgccgcaagcgcgccgcagcgcgatTGAGCACTCGTTTGTCTTTGCGCTGAACGAAAACGAGCCGGTGGTCAAGCGCGTGGCCGTCGaaagcgcacgcacgatcgagatctgcgccgcgcagttCTGGGCGAGCCGCGCAGGGTTTGACTTGGAGCTCCAGGTGGACTtccacggcctcgacgtcggcgcgacgctccagGCGCCGATCACGCTCGTGAGCGGCGAGGGAATGCACCGCCtcacggcgacgagccgcctGCGCATCGAAGAGTGCAAGCCGactgcgacgctcgacacgcgccgctcgtttGTGCGGCCGACCAAGAGCGAGGTACGTccgctccttgcgccgcgcgaccgcgtgcCGTCCGGCCGTCAGCTGAgcgagctcgtgctgcagTACCCCCTTGCGGTGAAGgaggcgagcggcgtgacGTACCGCCTGCCGATCTCGGGCAACCTGTACGACTCGGGCGTGTCGCTcctgacgcagctcgtcgaccaggACAATGCGACGGTGCACTTTGGCGACGTCTATCCCAAGGAAGTGTCGCTGCAAAAGGGCGACTACACGCTCTATGCGCAGGTCctgcacgacgacgacgcggcgctcgagcgcctgcgccacaTGCCGCTGTCCGTCGACGAGAAGCTGAGCAAGCCCAAGgaggtcgcgctcgacgtgtaCGCCGaccacgtcgacgcgctcggcaccgccGATGCGCCCAAGCTCGACATGGTCAAGCTGTTCCCGGGTGAGCGCCGTGTCTTGTGCATCGacacgcacctcgaggGCGACAGCCTGCCGCCGtccgcggcgtcgggcgacctgttgctcggcacgcttgcgctcggcgcgcacgacAAGCACCctctgcgcctcgtcgtgcccccggcgccggccaagaccggcgacgaggatgcgccggacgcgccgcgcctccctgcgctcctcgccggcgtcgcgtccaAGCTGAGCGGCGAGCACAAGAGCCAGTTTTTGGCCAAGCTCGTCGCAGAGCACCCTAcggacctcgacgtgctcctagcgcagctcgatgcgaccgacgcggacaaggccgaggacgcggacagggcgctcgccgcagccgacgcgctccttgcgacgatcgacgagcaggcgctcctcgtctATCTCGGCGCCAAGCACccgcccaaggccgagcagagcgacgaggacaaggcgctcgccaagcagcgcgaggccgagcagcgtgcgctcgagcttgcgcttgtccgcaagacgcgcgcgcacctcgcccagggcgaccgcgcggcgtttgacgcggcggtgcagcaCGCACGCAAGTTTTTGGCCGACACCGGCAGCGGCtccaaggcgcaggcgatgcATGCTAACATGGTCATCGAGTGGCACATGCACCACGAGCGCTATgcacaggcgctgcagctcctgcgcaagcagctcaccgagctcggcaacggcacgcgcgagtcggccgccgagctgcgccgcgccaaggacctgcagcttgcgctgctcgacaagctcgGCTGGGGTCTCTGGCAGCACCACCACGCACGCTGGACGTGGCTCGGGCGCAACGAGGGCCCGGCTCCGTTCTAGTTACGTGCTAGATATGTCTGTagagcgcgcgcgtacgGGCCGTGAGGCTCGCCCGCGACGCACTCGCCGTAGCGCTGCAAAAAGAGCGCAAgaccgccgccgatcaTGCACGTATGGGTATACACGGCGGTCGCGACCCATGTGCAGCactcgtcctcctcgccgaggtcgaggtgcagcaggcCCAGCAGCAGCATGCACTGGATCGCACCGTCAAAGTGCACGTCGggcagctgcgcgatgcggcgcggGTGCACAGGCGCCAGCACGCTGCCCGAcgccgcgaggccggcgctcgcatgggcgatcgccgcgtgCGTGTCGTACGTCCGGACGtggctcgcggcgcggtggtacacgtcgacgaggtcggggcgcagtgcgccgcgttCCGCGCCGTAAGTCTCttgcagcgacgcggcgaggtccAAAAGGGACTGTGCGATCTCGGCGTGTGCatccgcgtcggcgagtgCCGCATTCTTCTCTagcgcgcggctgcgctcgaccagcggGGGCAGGACAGTCGCATTGAGTTcctggcgcttgcgcagcgccgccttgcCGTCCTGCTCGTCAAGACGGCACAGGCCACAGGCGCACTGGAAGCCGTGCTTGGACAGGAGCGACTGCCGCGTCTCGTACGGCAGCTCACCTTGCACATATTGGTGCATGATCTGCGTGCCTTTGGGCAGGGGATGCAGCGCACGAGTCGTGACCATATCGCCGAAAAAGACCGATGAGACGTTCGGCAGGCAGGCATGGTTCAAAATCGCAGGCAGGGGGTGCggcatcgtcgagcgcgacatgGGATCGttgccgctcgcggcggccggcgtcgccgcgggGCCAAACGCGTTAAAACGCAGCACACCATTGGTATACGCCGAGGACACGTACGGCGGCGTGTACGACGCAATCGCCTGCTTTGCGTCCATCTCGGCCGCAGTGCGCAGCGGGTATGtctcggcgacgtacggcgAGTAGGCCAAGTCGGGGCCCGCTGTCAGGCCCAGGAACggcagcgcaagctcggggcggtcgaggatcgcgtgcatgcaccgcgccgcggccaggACCTGAGTCGTGGTGCTCGTCACGCCGGTATCAGGATTGCAGCGgagcagcggcacgccgcggcacgccgcgtccaTGCTGTAGCTGCTGCCGATCGCACGGCACAGAAGAAGCAGCTCGCCTTCttcgacgtcgcgcgtcaGCACGAGGCCACGCCCGGCATTCGGGATGTCTTCCACAGCCACCGGGCCGATAAACTCGGCGTACGAaaagcgcggcgtcgcgtcctcgagcgtcgtctCAAacatgcgctgcagctcggcatcgGACGGGCCCCGCGCGCCGATCTCGATCGCCTTGGCGACCGAtgccgcacgctccgccCAGTGGGGAGGCGACGTGCGTTGATCGAGCACCTTTTTTGCGTCGTCGTAtgcacgcagcgccacaaggacgtcggcgcgcagcagctcgtcctcgatCTGCTCGTCACCGCTCGTGGCCCATACGCCAAGGAGCGAGGCGGCCTGCATCTCGCGCCATGCTGCGCCGGGGCGGTCTTGTGCAAGGAAGCGCGCAATAgtcgtgcgtgcgtcggtgcgcgacgcgtccggcaCGCTCAACGCACCCGgaagctgcgtgcgcacggcacgtGCAAGCGGCCCTTCTTGGCGCCAGAGGGCGAGCCGAGGAGGGGGCGGTGCGTCGGGCCATGCATCTTTAAGCCACGGCTCGCTGCCGTCGAGAACGTGTACGTCCGACGGCGTGTCTACACGAATACCCGTCGTTCCCTTGCCCCCCGCAATCGgtccgccgacgccgaggtaGTGCGTGCTAATGTACGGCTCGCGGATGAGAAGGAGTGTACCTTCAGGGAGCATCGCATCCAGTTCGTCGCCCTGCAAGAGCAGGTTTGGCGTAAAGTACGCAATGCTCACTGGGATCGCATTCCCCGACGGCAGCTGCCCCACAAACGAGCACGAGGCGTACAGACCGaggcgcgaggcgacgcgcaccacgACGTACCTCGTGTCAAAGCGCTTTGGCGCCTCGAATTCATCCATATCCAGAGgcgtgagcgcctcgacagggcgcgtcgagcagtaCGTATAGTCTGAGTCGACAATCTGGCGGGGCATGTACACGCGCCCCTCCTCGTCGGTAGCCGCCGCGCGTTcctgctcgcggcggcgaatCATGGCGTTCTGCTGGGCAAGCAGTGCCTTAAGCGGGACGCGCTTGACCGGTTTCGGTGCGTTGCACTGCTCCTTTTCGCGccggagcgcctcgacctcgctcTGGAGCGCGCGGTTGTAGTTGGCGAgcatcgcctcggtcgcgccgctgagcagcgccgcgtccatcagcgccgccgccgcgtcctcctcgcccaGCGAGTCAAGGCGCGCCGGAACTGCGAGCTCCTGAGCGAGCTGCTTTTCTACACGTGGATCCGCATCGACAAGCGACACAAtctgctcgccgcgcggcgcgccgagctccaagttgcgcaaggagcgcacgAGTTCCTCCATGCAGCGTCGAAGAAACCTCCACTTTACCGCAGCAACATTCATTTAGGGCCACGTGGACCGGCACCCGCGGATGAGTCACGTGTGTGACGTACATGGCGTTGAGTGGCAAACGTGTGGACCACAGGGGTCCACGAGCTTTGTCTCCTAAGCAGAACGAACCGTCCTGCGAGCGGGTAGATAACCTTTCCTCCCGTACTGTACATTTTGTGCAGGATACTTTCAAGCTGGTAGCTCTGTGAATAGCAGAGCTCACCGAGACCTACACTTCGTGCCCATTGTGTTACGTATTGCCACACCACCCTATCCAACTCGATTGGACCCGGCCTTGCTGCCGCACTGAATACTGCTCCTACTCTATACGAATTGATTGACAAGATGGTTTCCGCGATTGTGTCCGTGAAggacgctcgcgctcacTAAACTTGCCGTCGATACGAGACTGGAACAACGCGCGCCCGACACGGACGTGACTCACGCTTAGCGTGCACAAGAAATCTTTGGATCGCTCTGCGGTCCCTGACTGTTTATCGCCTTTCTGATCAACTCCTTCTGCCCCACTAGCATGCAAATGGATACAGAGAATCACTCGGCTCTGTGGGAACAAGCTGCACACTACAAGCAGCGGAACCCTCACCCGAGTGCATTCTCGACCTCATCGACTTCGTCGCAGTCCGACGCCTCCTCGACCTTCTCGCAGAACGATGACTCACCCCCGACGAGTCTGTCGAGTCAGaacacctcgccgagcctCTCGCAGGCCTCTGGCAAGGGCCGGCGCTCCAGTGAAGAACTGTCGAGCGCGGATGAAGACCTGCACGAACCCTCTTCGGAGCCTGCACTGAAAAAGTGCAAGCTGCGCGCATccgacgcgcgcaccgAAGCCGTGGAAACAAAGCCGGGCGCAAATGCGCCCAAAGCCGGGCGCGAATGCGCCGCACTGCGAATGAGCCGCACGCTCTTCGTGGAAAACTTGGTCGGTACGTATATGGATGAGAGGAGGATGTTAACACGGTATAGATGTGGCCGTGAACACCATTGCCTCGATCTGGGGGCGTTTTTCGCGTGAAAGCAGGACATCCGCTCGGTGTGCCACGCAAAACAACACGCTCCCCCTGGATCTCTTTGTTCGCGAGATTCTGCGACGTAgccgcacgagctgctcgacgctccaggcggcgctcctctACTGCATCCGTTGCAAGGAAGCGGTGAATGCCAGCGTCGAGAAAATGGCCGACGCCACCGACGGCATCCCTTCCGACGCGGATGCAGAGCAGGGCCGCCTGCcgtcgctctcgccgccgcatgCCTTGGGCATGTCGGAGGTGTCGCCCGAGGCAGCTGCCAAGGCCCcgtcgctctcgccgcTCCTCTGTGGCCGCCGCATGTTTTTGGCtgcggtcgtcgtcgcgtCCAAGTTCCTCCAGGACCGCACCTACTCGAACCGGACGTGGTCCAAAATCTCTGGTCTGAATACCAAGGAAATCGAGCAGCTGGAGCGTGTCTTTTTGCACACCATCCAGTACGACTTGGTCGTCGACGCATCGCACTGGTCGCGCTGGACTTCGGAGCTCTCTTCGAACTGGGGCCGTGCCAAGCAGGCACTGGCGACccccggcgcagcagcgcagcagcgcatcgaccaTGCAGAGATGAAGAGCGCGCGTTTCGACACCCGCTTGCATCGCGCACACTCGGAAAACGTCCTTGGGCAAGCCCTGCCGTTCGACGCAGGCCTGCTCCAGGCGGACCGGACCCGCGCAGCAAAGCCGGGCTTTGCACGACACGAATCGGCCACGTAACGCTTACGGGCTATGTTTTCATATTTGAGGTGTAGGGAACGAGCATGCTCTTGCGAGCATGCTCTTCCCTGCAATGTATCTACATAGAAGCATGTACCCAACCACATGCCGACATCTGCCGCTTTTGTTACTTACCCTGCCTACGATGACTAAGCAAATTAGGGTCTTGGCACAATGGCTGCGCGTAACACCGAGACAAGCTTAGTACCGACTCAACGCCACGATGAACGGGACTGTAGTGCAACCCGAGATCCTCTTGAAGGATCGTGCGACGCATCCCCTTTATGGGTATTTCCCGAATCTTGCAGCGGCGATTGTCTTTATCGTGCTGTTCGCAGTGACCTCGGTTGCGCACTTTGCCCAGGTGCTCATCCACCGCCAGTGGTGGATGATCATTATGGTCATTGGCACGCTCGCTGAGATGTGCGGTTATATCATGTACGTTTTTttgctgacgcaggcgcgtccTCGGCCACAACGATCCTTACGTGCGTGACCCCTACGTGGCGATGGAGTGCTTGTTGATCATCACGCCTTGTTTATTTGCCGCAGTAGGTTATCTTGTTGCTGACGATTAGGTTCACTTTACGTCGATtggacgcgtcgcgaccTTGTTCCCACGCAAGTACTCGGTCGTGCGCCCTATCCTCGTGATGCCCATCTTTGTTACGATCGacgtcgcgtcgctcgtgaTTCAGGGTATTGGAGCGGGCATGGCCGGTACATCGGACTCTGCCTCGGTACGTTGATTGTCTCACACAGGATTCGCACAAGGGTTCGATGATTGTGGTCGGCGGTGTCGCTGTCCAACTCGCAGGATACCTCTTGTTCAACATGGTTTTTCTTTCGTTTTGGCtcaaggcgcgcaaggaCAACCCcccgctgctgcgcaggaTGTACACCTTCCTCGTTGCTGTTTTCCTTTCAAGCTTGTTTATCGTCCTCCGTTCGATCTATCGTGTGATTGAGATGGCTGTGGGGTGGACGGGTGTCATCAACCAAACCGAGTGGGCTTTGTACGTCTTTGACAGCACTTTTGTCTTTATTGCTTGTGCTATCCTCAACGCTGTGCACCCGGCCATGTACCTGCCCCGCAACTTTAAGTGGACGTACGACCCTGAACGCGATGGTCCTATGACGGAGGAGTACGAACTGCCGTCGCGCAAGAATGCCGGGGATTTGGAGGCCGGCGAAAAGGGTGatgcgccggacggcgGTGACACTGGTGCTGGTGTTGGTACTGGTGCTGGTGAGGCCGGTGCTGCTGGTGCTGCTGGTGCTGCTGGTGCTGCTGGTGCTGCTGGTGCTGCTGGTGCTGCTGGTGCTGCTGGTGCTGCTGGTGGTGCTGGTGGTGCTGATGCCACTGATGCAGCCGGTGCCACTGATGCAGCCGGTCCtggtgccggcgccgctAGCGATTCtgccggcgctgctggcgtTGGTGCTGGCGCCGCTGACGGTGGTGCTGCTGGCGCGGATGCCGCTGGTGCTGACGCGATAGGCACTAATGCTGCCACCCGCGGGGCTGATGCGCCTACCAGTGGCGCGGATGCGTCTCTCCCTGTCGGTGCCGATTCTGCCACCGGTGCTGCCGACACCGCGACAGGTGCCGCTGCCCACCCTACTGATGCtgtgccgagcggcacTGATACCGCTGTTGATGCTACTAATGCGGCTGGCCAACCCAACCTGGACACCAGCaacgcagcggcgacggctGCCACGGGTGCGACGACCGGCGTGGACGCGTCCGTCCCCGGTGCTCCGgacgcgaccggcgccaCGGGTCTGCCTACGCacaccgccgaggccaccgaggcgcccgcgcctGTACAGGATGCGCATATCGCTGGTGTTccgagcgccgaggcgcatgcCGCCCAAGAGGTGCCCGCTGCCGCATCGCACACTGGCGCGGCCCCTGCGCTGCTGAACGAAACATATGGTCTGGCCCCTGTTCTCCCGGGCTCTGGTAATGaaggcgcgcctgccgcctAGCTATGACGCATTACACCCAGTTGATAATGCAGGCAACTTATATAAATGTAAGACCTTTTCTGTGCCTAGCAAGCCTACGACGTAGATGGTTTAATCGTCGTCCGTCTGTGTAAGTCGAGCTGTACGTACCTCGGCCAGCTTCGGGGCAAGGTAGTACCGCACATGGCCGTTCTCGAACGCGAACTCGACCAGCAGGGGCACCTTGTCAGCCATGTGAAGTGTCACTGCGGACGAGAGCGGGGCCGCCTTGGTAAAGTTCACGAGGTATTGCACGCTAAAGGTGAGCGCGACCGCCTTCTCGAGCTGGATCTCGACCGGGACGACCGAGCCGCCCGCAGAGCCACCAGCCAGGTCCGCCTTCCTCTTCTTCGAAGGCTGCTCGCTCTCCTCACCGAGGccgccctcgtcgtcctcgtcgtcgagacgcgcggccgagcccgagccctGCTTGAGCGTcatgcgcgcgtcgccgattTCACCCTCGGTCGAGAAGGTAACGCCCTCCTTGGTGATGGTGATCTTGACACTCTCGCCGACGTTGGACAGGTCACGGCAGATGCGCGCAAACTCGTTCGAAGACAGCTTAACCACCGCGTCGTACTCCGTGTCGGGGATGCCGAGGTGTTCGGTGTCGATGTCCATGAGCTTCAGGTCGAATTCACCGATACGGTCCGAGCCTGTGTCAGCGTCGATACGTACTCGTGCCCTCAAAGACGAGGTGCAGACTGTCGGCATTGTCGCCCTTGCGCATGTTGAGGATATCGTTGTTgttggcgctgcgcagcaccttGGTCAGGCTGGTGATCGCCACACCGATGCTCATCGGGCGGTCGCAGCGGTACTCCTCGAAACCgtccgcacgcagctccaCGGCAGAGAGGGCGACGTGCGAGCTGTCCATCGCTTGGAGGCGCTGGGTAAGCCACGGGACGTACCAGACCCTCTTCGTTGCAGTCAAAGTTGGCATGCTCCACCAGATCCTTGATAGCGTCCAGGACGCGCTTAAACTACCATAAGCCAAACATACGCACCACCACAGCCTGCTCAATCTTTGCTTCCAACATCGTAACACGAGGACACAAGAaacgacgcgtcgcgcgcgcgcccgaAAGAGGCGCGTTCGGCCGTGCTTAGTCATACACGTGTGGTGGGCTATGGGGCTACCAGTGGACGGTCGTGGTATTGGCTTGGAGCATGACCAGTCGCTTGACCAAGCGATAGTATGCGTATATAATGAATGGCACACATCCAACAAACGCAATGATCGCACCAAATCCGTAGAAGGAGGTATGGGGGCGGCCATCCATTTGGTTTTCTAGCGGGACCATGACGTTCATCGAGAACGTGCTCGTGGCCAGCTGGCACATGAGCGTGCCCGAGGCCACGGACGCCGCGAGCAAGAGGTATTTGATTTTTCCGATCTGGAAGCGTTTGTTGGCGATTTGAGAACGCGCAAGGAACGAATTGTGGGTATGTGAGAGCGCGTTCTCGCGGTCGTGCAGCTGGACAAGCATCAAGGCGACGTGGTCAAAGATATCGTCCATGTACAAGATAATCATGCTTTCGTCCAtctccgcctcggcatcaGAGAGACGCTTGCGGAACCCACGGAGCACGTCGGTCTTGGGAATCAGCAGGCGCGAAAGGCCCGTGACAATCTCGCGCGTGTGCGACAAATGCCAAATGAAGCGGCtctggcgcacggcgtcCACCGTCGAAAACGACGAGCTCTTTTTGTCGTGCTTGGCGTTCGACGTGCCTTCCATGGCCCCGAGCGGGGTGTCGAGGTGGGTATCAAGCTGCGCGGGCTTCGCCTTCCGGCGCCACGAGCGGAAGGGCTTGCGCATCGGGCGCTTCTCTTTCGGCTCCGGTTCTTTAAAGGGGGATATGCCCAGATCGTTGgagagcgcctcgatctcgcCGACCTGCGTTCGCAGGAAAGTAACGTAGGGGGTAAAGGCGTCGACGATCGAGTCGTACAGCCCGTGCACGATCCACTCCGAGCTAAAGTCGGTGGGAAAGACGTGGCTTTCGAGGCGCGATCGCACGCGGTCCGTGTGCTTGCGCACGTCTTCAAAGTGAAACGAGAGGACGCCGTGCGCAAAGACGACGAGGTACATGCTCACGCTGCCGGCGTTCAGACCCTCGAGACCCTCTTTGGACCGTTCGTCAGTACAGATCTCGAGGCTCACGAGCGACTGCCCGGGCATCTTCTCGTCCATCGCATCATAttcgtgcgcgaggcgcgccttgtcCATCTGTTCTtcgacgagccgcggcgAGATCATGCCGGGGTccttgccgccgcgcgtAAAGCGAAAGTAGCTctcgtccagcgcacgTACCACGACAAAATAGTAGCCGAGCCGGTCGAACGACTCGACCTTTTCGCGCGGCTCCTGCTTCAGGATATCCTCGACCGTTAGCGGGTGCAGCGGAAAGAGCAGGCTCAGCTGCTGCATGTCCTTGTACGTCGGGCAGTGGATATCGAGCCACCACGGgttcgcacgcagctccgCCGGTGGATTCGGCGGAGGAAGCAcgtcggcgatcggcggcgcgcggggcgACTGCTTCGCCGCACGTGGCAGCGCGAGCATCGGCTCAcccagcagcggcgcgtcgaggtcgtcgagcgtccCCTCTTCGGCGATCGTCGGCACgttgctgcgcggcgtgcgcgccgcgcgccccgGCCCCGGCGTCCGTGCAAAGGGGATCGGCGACACCCATTCCGTGCTGGGCCGCGTGCGAAACAAGGGCGTGAGCGGGACGTCGGACATGTGTCGTCCGGTGctccgctcgcgctcgtacCATTcctggtcgtcgtcgagttCCTGGAACGAGGTGTCTTCGGACGGCATGTCAAGTGCAGGCGGGGGTAAGCCCATgtccagctcgtcgtcctgcCGCGGTGTCGAGGTCTGTGGCGCGTGTGTATCCGATGCACTCGGTGCGCCGAGATCGCCGGCGtggccgtcgcgctgcgcataGTACATAAAGTAGTAGTGCAGACGGTCCTGCACGGCCCGCCACGACTGAGCGCGGAGTAAAGGATcctcgcccggcgccgtcggcgcgtaCAGTGCATACTCCGTGACGCCTCCTGCGATCTCgcggaggcggcgcgcattgCGCCGAGCCTTGCGGCTCGCCTTTTGCATGTGGACCGCTTCGCGgttggcgcggcgctttctgcgccgccgccgccgccgccccggccgtccgccgaggcgcggtgTCCACGCCGAGAGCGCCGAAGggagcgccggcgagtCGGTCGTCGATCCCTCGAAGCGTGTGTGCCGTGAGCGGCGGCTCATGAGCGACATGCGGTCTGTGTCGTGGTCCACGGCCGAGCGTGTTGTGCCTGATGCGATCGACGTGGCCCCGTCCGACTCGGTGTCGCTCGAgtccgagctcgagctcgagctcgagctgtcCGAGTCGCCAAAGAGGGCACGCAGGCGAGCCATGccgccctgcgccgtctggctcgagctcgagctgcccGATGAGCTATGAtccgagtccgagtcgctctCTTCCGTCCGCCTGCGTGCGAACTGGGACTGTgcgagggcggcgcgccgctcctggCGGCGTTTCtgcctgcgctgcgtgctgcgcgccgcgaggtaCGCATCGAGCCCGCGGTACTCGTCCCCGGGCTCGTACCCCTCTGGCAGATCCTCCGGCCGGACGCTCACCGCTGTATTCGCAAATTGGAGCTGGCGCG
This window of the Malassezia japonica chromosome 4, complete sequence genome carries:
- a CDS encoding uncharacterized protein (EggNog:ENOG503P1Q2; COG:U; TransMembrane:3 (o601-620i844-865o885-906i)), with the protein product MTERGSAPAPLAAEGTGAPAAESPRAGQKSRWPPLFRRRGTAQSTPPAETVEMQPVAAQRDARKPARQLQFANTAVSVRPEDLPEGYEPGDEYRGLDAYLAARSTQRRQKRRQERRAALAQSQFARRRTEESDSDSDHSSSGSSSSSQTAQGGMARLRALFGDSDSSSSSSSSDSSDTESDGATSIASGTTRSAVDHDTDRMSLMSRRSRHTRFEGSTTDSPALPSALSAWTPRLGGRPGRRRRRRRKRRANREAVHMQKASRKARRNARRLREIAGGVTEYALYAPTAPGEDPLLRAQSWRAVQDRLHYYFMYYAQRDGHAGDLGAPSASDTHAPQTSTPRQDDELDMGLPPPALDMPSEDTSFQELDDDQEWYERERSTGRHMSDVPLTPLFRTRPSTEWVSPIPFARTPGPGRAARTPRSNVPTIAEEGTLDDLDAPLLGEPMLALPRAAKQSPRAPPIADVLPPPNPPAELRANPWWLDIHCPTYKDMQQLSLLFPLHPLTVEDILKQEPREKVESFDRLGYYFVVVRALDESYFRFTRGGKDPGMISPRLVEEQMDKARLAHEYDAMDEKMPGQSLVSLEICTDERSKEGLEGLNAGSVSMYLVVFAHGVLSFHFEDVRKHTDRVRSRLESHVFPTDFSSEWIVHGLYDSIVDAFTPYVTFLRTQVGEIEALSNDLGISPFKEPEPKEKRPMRKPFRSWRRKAKPAQLDTHLDTPLGAMEGTSNAKHDKKSSSFSTVDAVRQSRFIWHLSHTREIVTGLSRLLIPKTDVLRGFRKRLSDAEAEMDESMIILYMDDIFDHVALMLVQLHDRENALSHTHNSFLARSQIANKRFQIGKIKYLLLAASVASGTLMCQLATSTFSMNVMVPLENQMDGRPHTSFYGFGAIIAFVGCVPFIIYAYYRLVKRLVMLQANTTTVHW